The nucleotide window CTCGGAGCTCTTTTCCTTTCAGGAACTGCCCCCTTCAGGAAATGTCTCGGTTTGCGGGAGGGCGAGGGGTTCCCCATGATACGGgacttacagttttaaaaaccAAGGCAGTCTCGTAAAATGGGACAAGTTGGTCACCCTATCAGAAATTGCTTGATCTCGGAAGATTAGGCTCCCAGCGCACTTCTACCTTAGGCAAGGGTCTCACCCTAAAAAGACTCTGCCCCACCCTTTCGTTAGTAACATCCTACAATAATCTCACTGCCTCTACCTTTGCCGACCATCCTATTTCCAGGCATTCGCCTCTTTCAATTCTGATTAGCTCTGGGCGGCCAGAAGCGCGCCTATGATTGGCCAGCCCCGTAATCCAGCCGAGATGCTCAGTGGCCGCAGTCCCGAGTGGTACAGCGTTTCCTCCTGGCAACAGCCCGACCCAGCGCTCATAGGCTGAGCAGATTGATATGCCCTGACTTGGGCTACTGCAGCGCGTGCTCATTGGCTGTTTGAGGAGTGATAGCGTCCCTCAGATTGGTTGACGCTGTACGGCTGCGCAGAGGCCGACTTTCTAGAGGAGGCGGAGCTTCGCCCTTCGCCGGCTGAAAAAGCAGTAGATACGGCTAGTGGCGACAGCAGGAGCCCAGCATTAGCCCTGCCGGGGCGGTGGGCTTTAGGTAGGAACCACAGGGTTTTGGAATCCTTTAGGTTTGTTGCTGCTGTAGCCGTGACCGTGAgctccagtgggggaggggcggggttgCCGTCAGCGGTGAGTGAAAGGCATGGTTCTTGGCCAATGGGAACAGGAGCTTCTAATATGGGTCCTAAGATTGGTCCTTTCTAATCTCTTATGGCCAATGCACGTCGGGAAGGGAGGCGGGTGTCTTAggccttattttcttcttcctgcggCCGGGCCTCACTCGCCTAggcggcggggccgggagggGCTGGCCCTCTATGCGGTGAGGATCGGGGACCTTGGGAGCGGGGGCTACCTTGGGAGTGGTACCCGCGGGGGTGGCtgcgaggggagggggcgggagttAGAGGTGGTTGTTAGCAACAGCGACCTTTATTGAGTTATTAGGTACAGGGCCTAGTGCTTAGGGTTTCGCTTGCATCATCTGAGTTAATCACAGCAACCCTGCTGAGCAGGGAGGTTgggatccccattttacaggtggggaaactgagacttgggCAACTCATAcagtcaaggtcacacagctaccgAATAGCAGAGACCGGATCTGTATTCAGAGTTGTTTTGATCCCGGAGCCGGTGCTCTGAAACTACTCGGCTTTGTTGCTGGATGGGGGAAATGAAGGAGTCAAGGAACAAGAGCTTTCCCCAGGGAGTAGATTGGGGGAAGGGAATCCTAGGGTTGAAAAAGGGAGTGAGCAACTGAAGTGGGGGCGAGGAAATCAGTTATTCAATAGGTAccgagtgcctactctgtgccgtGCATTGTTCTAGGTTGTAGGCATAACAAAGATGACCAAGTCCAGAGGCAGGTGAAGCCCCATTAGTGGCTTCCAAAGGCCCAGGTGACGGGGCCTAACAGTGTTCACAGGATTGTGTGTTGTTGTCAAATTTGTTGAAGTAAGatatttggcatttttaaaaaagagggtcctcaaaattgattaaacttGAGAGGTTCCTCCACACTTGCTTAGTCTAGGTGGAAGTTATGTTGCAGGCAGCATCGAGTAGTGAAGAAGTGCTGGGAGTGCATTGCAGGACTGTGGGGAAATTTCCTGGTATGTAAAAAGATAAACGTAAACCTGCCACGTAAAGTTTTGGTGAGGTGTGTGAAAAGCTCCTGGCCAAGAGCAGactttgtttttagagaaatGGAAGCTTGAGAGATGCGGGTAGTGGCTTTTCTCTCCTATCTTAGATAGTTCTGTGCCCATGAGAGATGCGGGTAGTGGCTTTTCTCTCCTATCTTAGATAGTTCTGTGCCCATGCTGTCTTCCTAGTCTGTTACTAGGTTGCTGGTAGGTTGGAGACAGTTTTCCCTTCTGAGCTCTCCAGCTCTCTAGGGAACTTGAAGCTGAACTGCCATGGCTTTGGGGCCCAGATTGGGGGAGTTGAGGAGGGAAATGTTTTTGCTTCTGAAGTGGCTCCTTTTGTCTAGTATGCTTGGTTCTTATTCAGCTGGAATAGTCTATTGTGTTATCAGGCAATGGGGATGCACCCACTTAGTTGAAGGCCTCATCTAGAAACACAATATTTGACCTTTTCCAGTCAGTTTGAGGCTTGCCCTGTATTGCCAGGTTATTGCCCATTTAAATTTTGTCCTTTGAATTCTGGGTATGGTACAGTTGAACTAGTCTCTAGTTTGATCTCATGTAATACTGCTGAAATTACATTTTGGTTTAGATATGAGAAGTTTCACTTTAGGGTTTTAAAAACTAGTATCTGTACTTTTTACCTCTTAAACTTTGTAATCTTGTAGCCAAGTAACTGTCTTTAGGAATCTAGAATACTGCTTTAAGCTTTAAGCTGTGACCTAGAAGGAAGCCCAAAGGTTGTTTTTTACATCTGGTTGTAATACATTGTTTAATATACCCCAAAGCAGTTATCAAAGGTGAATAAGGGAGCAACTTGAAAAGATAAGAGTAAAATATGGGCAGGGCAACGATAGTATTGTTAGATAGGATTAACGCTCTAGTAACAGTTTAGCTGAAACAGTGTCTCCATTTAAATGAGATTTGAATACACACAATTTTGATACAtcggattcttttttcttttttaagtttttatttatttattttgagagagaaagcacacaggtgggacagagacagaggaaatcccaagcaggcattgCACtgagtgcggagcccaatgcagggctcaaactcctgaaccgtgagatcgtgacctgagctgagtgttggacgctcaacccactgagccacccaggtgccctaatgcATCCGATTCTTTtagattcttttaaatataaacttttctatctgtatttttgttcatttaaataaCCTATGTAGAGGCAGATTCCAGGTGTGAGGTCTTAATGCTTCTTCAGAATTTCTACATCTTTTACTGTTTCAGCCCTGACAttcccagcatttttttttctttttcaagttctatttacattccagttatttaacatacagtgtaatatttgtttcaggtggaGAATtcacatacaacatccagtgctcatcccaacaagtgccttccttaattcccatcacccaccctccttgACATTCCCAGCATTTAACtctaattacattttatatgattttatgttCTTAATGTATTTCTTCAGGTTCCTGTCTGACCAGAGTGACTtcaaaaaggagggaaaatggcTTCAGAATCTGAAACTCTGAATCCCAGTGCTCGGATAATGACTTTTTACCCGACCATGGAGGAGTTCCGGAACTTCAGTCGATACATGGCCTACATTGAATCCCAAGGAGCTCATCGGGCTGGGCTGGCCAAGGTGAGGGTGGGTGGGATTGGTCCACGGAGCTTTTGTGACCAACCGGGCAGCAGCAGAAATCTTTCCTAAAGGCAGGGTGTGGAGTATATACTTCCTATTTGCAAGTTAATTCCTTTTGTTAACATCTGAAGCACCTTTTAAGTTGGAGGAGAGCTTGGAGTCTTTAAAGGGCCGTGTAGAGCTAGTGTCCCCGGGCCAGCTGCTGTGGTGCTTCCATTCTCTTGGTGGAGATGGGTGCTTTAGTGTTTGCACTCGAGGGCTTATGCCATCCACCTTCTCTTGTTCTCATTTCAGTCTCATCCAGTACTCTAATAGCAGGTTGGGTTCTCTTGCGCACTTTGTTAGATTAAGAAAATGAACTCTTCAGCCTCCTCTCTTGGTGCCCAGAGGAGATGCTGAGCTGAGAATGAGTATTACTCATCTTTGGTCACTGCAACTAGGCAGCTAGTTGGTGGCTGAACTGGATCAGGGTTAGCACAGCAGTGTGACTCGCTATGTTGGGGTGAGTGTGGTTAAATCAGAGTCACTTTGTAGTAAAATTGGCTGGTTGGATAGCAGCCTACCCACGTCCTGGACTATGAGCAGCTTGTTGGATTTCTGATCTCTGTGTTTCCTGTGTTCCCTACAGGTTGTTCCTCCAAAGGAGTGGAAGCCCCGGGCGTCCTATGATGATATTGATGATCTGGTCATTCCTGCCCCCATCCAACAGTTGGTGACTGGGCAGTCTGGCCTCTTTACTCAGTACAACATACAGAAGAAAGCCATGACTGTTCGAGAGTTCCGCAAGATAGCCAATAGTGATAAGTGAGTGAAAACACGTTCCTTCCCACCTGCCATAGCATCTAGGAGCTAACGTCTCATCTTCATAGCTGTCTCCTAAGACTGCTGCCGTGACGCTGAAGAGCACTTTTCTCAGCTCTAgcttgtctccctttctgctcttTTTATGGAAGCATTCCTACTCTCAGTACTGTGTCGCAGTCTAAACGCGTCTGTGTCCTTACCTAAAGTAATCCCATTGTTCTTCCATCAGAAGCAGAATCATTTTCTGACCCTGGTAAGTTGCAGAGTTGCAAAGGAGAGTGTTGGAGTTGGTTCAAAAGGAGTTTTTGCCAGATGTCTTAACACCTGCTTATCGAAAAGTGGCCTCAGTAgtttattctcttccttctgggtCCTTCTGTGTTTTATCATGCTCAAATTCCTCACTACCCATCCAGCAGCtatctcttttccattttgaCATGACAGAATGTGAATAAACTGTCAAGCCGTTTgctattttctgtctccattcttCATCATCCATACGTGCTGATTGATCTGTTAGAAACATCTTTGTTTAGGCctgctgttttcatttgttttctgtttataataTTTAGCTTCATTTGACCTCACATTTGGAATGAATTTTGTGGTTCCCTCGTTGAGCTCTGACTGTTCCTTCTTAATTCTCTCTCTTGGACTTTCTCCTTTCCAATGGTATTCCTCAATTttgattccttccttctctcttgctttttttcctgaGCCCTTTTGATCTGTGCATGTCATGACTTCAGCCAGTCAGacattatattttgtcttttctgtgcaTGAGCCCAGAGCTAGATCTGTAGCTGGCCAGTCTTCACGCTCCTGGGGGCGTCCCTTCCTGTGCTTTATTCATTGCTTTGTCTCACATCAGATCTTGTTCTATTTCTATGctttgccttcttttcctttgaCTTCGCACAATTCAAAATGtggttttccagttttattgacaGCTTAActctttagaaaaaatttttttaatatttatttattaattttttgggggggagagaggacgtgagcaggggaggggcagagagagggacacacaatccgagctgtcagcacagagcctgacgctgggctcgaacccacaaattgagatcatgacctgagctgaagtcggacgttcaactgactgagccacccagttgccctggCGGCTTAACTCTTAAAAACCTCTGTATTGCTGACTCACCTGCTGTCTAATGAGTGAATTTATGTAAGAGCATGTTGAAGAAGAGCGACATGCTCTGCACAGGAAAGGCTGTGCCGTCCTTTCTGTCTGGTTTCTAGCTGTGCGCTGGGGCCAGGGCCCCCTGCTTTCAAGCTCACATGGGGTTCCACCAGAGGCCTCAGCCTCCTGTATCCagtctctcttctcaaaaatggTAGGTCTTTCAGgatacctcttttctttttaaattagccaGTCCTGTCTTTTCCCTTTACCTGAGATGCAACAAATTCTTACCCTTGATTTCTTACCTGCTTGGTCAGCTAGCTTTAAGAAAACCCAGCAGGTAAAAATCTAAGTTTATAAAGCAGAGCAGTTGAAGGTGGAAGAGTTACTTCTATTTCAAAGGGAATTCAGGGATCCTAAACTTTGATCATTCAATAGTTTGAagttaaaatggttaaaatgtaaGGCCGCAtttaaagtaagattttttttttccccacccagccCATTGTCTCCACAGTTTGTCTTGGGTCTTTGCTTCtactctttatccattcataatattttcttgcCATTTGATTTATAATGTGCATTTTCAAATATCTATTCAATTTacacattattctttttaaaattgctatGTAATCTTAAGgggtttgaatttttaaaaagattttggagTAAATTCTCAGTATGTGATAATTGAGCTAAagaatatagatatttttaatgtctatatagagatatagacATCTATATATAGACAGCTGTGTacgtgtatgtgcatatataaaaatatctttttaaaaatatctttcttaaaCATTTGATTTgcaaaaatctacatttttaagaattttatttttttattaaaatactttgtttttggGTGTGATTATTTGAGTTAGTCACTGCATagggtggtgggaatgtaacagTGACAATACAGATGAGCTGTCTTGGAGCCACTTCCTTTACAGAGTGCAGTACTGTTCTAGAACCTCATGCTGGCAGGTTTTTGGTTGTCTGTGGATATATAGGGATTTGCAGTTCTTGGTTTCTCCCTGAGTGGCTGGGCCACTCCTGATTCTGGCCAGGATGTTGTTTTTAGTGGTCTCTTGAAAAAGTTGAGAGTATTCTGCTTCTTAGGGAAGATGGGCTTAATGTCTTCATATACGTTACCTTCCTCAGGCCCAGAGCTCAAGGAAGGGATGTGGAGGAAGGTTACTTGTGTAATGGAGCCTCGAAGGCCAaggttttgtgttgtttgtttgaaATGTCTTGTTTTCCCTAGAACGGGATTGTGTCTTGTCCTTTCATAATGCCTGATGAATTTAgtccttgtaaaaaaaaaaaaaaaaaaaaaaaaaaaatatatatatatatatatatatatattttttacttgtttttgtttttgttttacttttgaaaggTACTGTACCCCACGCTACAGTGAGTTTGAAGAGCTTGAACGGAAGTACTGGAAAAATCTCACATTCAATCCTCCAATCTATGGTGCAGATGTGAATGGCACTCTCTATGAAAAGGTGAgacttccaggaagccctctgcaGCATTTTTGCAATTTAACACAATTTTTACCTGCCCAGCACTTAGTAGGCACCCAGAAGCTGAGTAGGCACCCAGAAGCTGCTTGCTGAGTTGAGTAGTTAAACAAAAGAGTGACCTACCACCAGCTGATGTGCTATGCACACTTAATGGTGGGTATTTTTGCATGTGACTGAATTTTATTTCTCCCACTCTCCATGTGAATTGGGTGATATAGTGTTCTTTGCAAGGGCTGTTAGAATAGTCTGTGGGTGGTAGCCGATGAGTTCTTGAAAGGGTGGGCTCACAGTAAATGAAATGTTGGGGGAGAGGCAGTGTTGTTTCTGCAGAAAAAAGATCACTGACTAATTTAGTGAAAGGGGTATGTATTTAAGAAGAGAAACATTCCGATTTTCAGAACCCTCAAACAGGATTCTTTAGCAGAACCTATTTTAACAACTTGTGTCGGATTGCGGTATAGTGCTTTTCAGAATAAAGAACagccttggggctcctgggtggctcagtcggttgagcctcagacttcggcttgggtcatgacctcgtggttcatgggttcaggcccctcattgggttctgtgctgacagctcagagcctggaccctgctctggattctgtgtctccctctctctgcccttccctgctcatgttctgtctttctctctctcccaaaagtaaataaacattaaaaaaaattttttttaataaaaaaagaataaaaaacagccTTAGATGGCATAAGGAAGGAACATTTGGGATtgtttttgataattaaaaatatctgtggAGAATTTTAGGGATTATCACTCACATTAATTGTaatgtttttgtaaattattgGAAAGGAGTTTGAAAAGATTCTCAAGTTGTCGATGACAATTTATTGAGTGGTGGAAAGTGAAACTTACAGATGTTAAAGGGCAGAAAGATACTGTAAGGATCTGGGATGGGGAGGTACAGAAGCAGGACATAATAATCGAGAACGTATGTATAAGGTGGGCTTCTAGCTGACCATTAAAGTTTTGGAAATGGATTTGGGTGACATTGTAGACTTTTTACTGATGACGCTGCCTAGTGGAAGCTGGGGCTAAACAGTCACAGATTGGGATGGTAAATTcccatgttttgtatttttagtgATTTAGGAGTTCTTTCCTATTTTGACCTCAGTTTCTTTAGTTTCAGATCAAACTCTTCCTCCTGGGGTTAAAAACAGGTGGCTGTCCCCTCCTTATTCATCTTTCACATGCCAGTTTTCTTTACCAAGTGGTATTGGCCTTTTGGAGGTCTGATGGCATCAGCTCTAGCGGTGGCTGTGAAGTGTGAGTGAGGGGGGCTGTGGTCTTCATGTCCAGGCTGTTTTGACATTGTTCCACATCATCATTAGCGGTGACAGGTCACCTGTGACCCCTGCTCTTGTAGGTTCAGAGCCTCAGCTTGTGGGTACTGCAGTTGCCCTCAGCTGTGATTTACTTTGCAGCATGTCGATGAGTGGAATATCGGGCGGCTGAAAACCATCCTGGACTTGGTGGAGAAGGAGAGCGGGATCACCATTGAGGGTGTGAACACCCCGTACCTGTACTTCGGCATGTGGAAGACCTCCTTTGCCTGGCACACTGAAGACATGGACCTGTACAGCATCAACTACCTGCACTTTGGAGAGCCAAAGTCCTGGTAAAGTCGGGTTGCAGTTGGCACCGGGGCTTCTCGCGACGCGGTAGGGCCCCTCGGCTCTAGTGTGCCGAGGCGGCACCTTGGGGTCTTGTTACAATGCACATTCTGGTTCCGTAGGCCTGGGGTGGGACTGGCACTTGACATTTTCCCCAGGTTTTTAAGCTATGAGATGCTGTTAGAGCTCTGGTGCTTAGACCTCTCTTCGAATAGTGAGGCTTCAGAGGGCAGGTCATTTAATACTACTGGATGGAAAGATAAGTTGTCTGAGTTACTGAGAGCTACAGAGGCTCTCCCAGGCTCGCCCActgctttctgatttctttctccgAACAGGCCTGAGGCATTTCTTAGAGGCAGACTTCCAAGACTGGAGTCACTCCTTCAGATGATAGAaagctttcttttcctcatggaaaaaatatttggtgaGCAGCAGTGTGTGCTTAACCCAAGAGGGGATGCAGGGCTACTCCATATATGCTTCCTGCTCTCCAGGATGTTCTCAGTCTAGTTGGGGAGGCAAAGatctgttctctcctctctccctgtgttGATCCATCTCTCAACCCCAGCATTTCAGTGAAGGTTCTGCATTCGACTGTAGTGACAGAGACATAGGTTATGTGCTGTCACACAGGAGACTGgtcaggagagagaaggggtgagAGAAGCACCGATGGATACTCTAGATCCTCGTAGGAAGGGTACACAAAGTTGGGGTGGGAATTGGAGAAGCTTCCCTGGAAGAGGTGACCACCAAGCTGAGGCCTAACATGAGGAGGCCTAGCTGGGTGAGACGGTGGCGGGTTTCAGACAGGGAAGACTGAGGAAAGTGTGTCCGGGTGGTTGGAATGACACGTGCAGAGATCCTAAGCTGAGAGGGAGCACGATGTCTTCAGCAACTAGAGGAAGTCCTTTGTGGTTTGGGTGCTGTGTACAAGGATGGATGAGCGAGGAGGCTGACAGGGACACTGTGGGCCAGGTCACGGGGAGTTGTGGAAACCGTATGcaccttcatttccttttccagcATTTTCAACCACTTCTTTTCCcagaggttttccttttttttcctaatgctttCCAGTTTCTagttttgcggggggggggggggggggaccttctGAGCCTGTGTGGACCCCCTGATTGCTGTCCCATAACCTTTCTTAGATGGCTAGACTTCTAGAATCTGTAAAAATAGCTTTTgtgctttccttccatttattcCCAAGTTCCCTGAGATTGGATTTTCACTCTCCTGTAGAGAGAAGATTTTCTAGTTATTACATACACTCTTTTTAGATCATCTAAAGTGGGACCTCCAGAGACTTCTGGGCAAGGTTGCCTGATGGATCCCAAGGTCCTTTGGGTGACCAACATTTTTCTCCACtctccatctgttttgtttggtaGTGAAACTATTTGGGATGGGAAGTTTCTGTTGTCGTGGAATGATCTTTATAATCAATTATAATGGTTAAAATAGACAACTGTGAGTTCAGAATACAATAAAGTTTAACAGttttgcaaaattttatttttttattattttttaagatttcatttcattttattttatttttttattttgagagagagagagagcaagggagaggggcagagggagagagaatcttaaacaggctctgcactgagtttggctcagtcccacaactgtgagatcataacctgagccgaaatcaagagtcagacgctcaaccgactaagccaccaggcacctcagTTTTGCAAAAATTTTACGTAGttacaggtgttttttttttttttaaatagtttctgtGGTGTCCTGCTACCCTGTGGGGTGGAAGGATAATTAATTATTGGGTAATCAGTGTAGCTGTCACAGAGATGATGTGAAAATGGGGTCAGCAGCAGATACAGGGCCGGGTCTCTAGTATCAAATCCATTTTTCCCATTCACCATTCCTCCTCCATCCTGTCCCAGTTAGGCTTTCAGCCTCCACCAGGAGCACTTTAATgctatcctttaaaaaaatttttttttattgcttcagCATTATAAAGGAGAACAAGGCTGGTTGCATACTCTAAATTCTGGCTTATGGTAAACATTCAGTGAAAGTCtcggtaaatgaatgaatattagaGAAATAAATTCACTTGTACCTTGTGGGCTCCTCTCCCCAAAGTCCAATATGTCATTTCTCCAGACTCCTTTCCCGTTTTTGTGGTTGGGAGCTGTTTTGAGAGTGGGGATGAGCCCCTTAGGTCCTGAAGGGTGCTCTCCTCAGCATCCAGTGCTTCTATGTGATTGCAGGTACTCTGTCCCCCCGGAGCACGGAAAGCGGTTGGAGCGCCTTGCCAAAGGTACTGTCTCTCTTCCCTGTGCCTGCTCAGACGCTGAGACCCTGTGAACTGCACTAATTGCTCTAAAATGTCCGTGCTCTGCGGTCAGATTTGTTATGTGTCCTTTCACAGGCCTCCATGTAGGTGATAAGCTACACTGCCAGAGTGGTTACCCTAGCAGAGCAAATAAAAATCTGGAAACTTCCTCCATTTGTCCTGGGAAGGGACTAAGTAATTCTTAGACAGTCTCTGTCTCAGTTTTATCAAGCATGGGTTTATTTGACCACGGAGAGTATACCCGTCATCCTGGGTCTGGTTCTTCTGCCAGAAACCTAAAGGTTAAAATTGAATTTTTGTGCTTTGGTTCTTTTAAGTGGACTTTAATAGATTTGTACCTCTAGAGGGCCAATTTCAAGAGAGTTTGGGTATTCTGTGCTGTAGATGTGTTACTAACAAAAGATTGAGGGATAGAGTAGGAGCAAGGTCCTAAATAGTTGCAAAGCTCTCTTTAAGCACAAGGCGGGTTGGGTGATCTCAGTCTCCCTAACAGAATTTGATTACCCAGGTAAGCCATTGGAGAGCCCGGAGGCTCACTGTAGAATCAGGATTGGCCCGAAGCTAGAAGGATCTGTGGAGATCCTGTGCTGATTTATCCTCCTGACACAGCCAGATGAGATGCACAGGTGTGCAGTGGCTGCAGGGCTGCAGAGCTGGTGTGGAGCAGTGTGTTCACCTGTGCCCATTTTCAACGAAACAGGCTTTTTCCCTGGAAGTGCTCAAAGCTGCGAAGCTTTTCTCCGCCACAAGATGACTTTGATTTCCCCTTTAATGCTGAAGAAATATGGAATTCCCTTTGACAAGGTGAGCTGACTTTACATATGGCGTTAGGCTTACAAGG belongs to Felis catus isolate Fca126 chromosome C1, F.catus_Fca126_mat1.0, whole genome shotgun sequence and includes:
- the KDM4A gene encoding lysine-specific demethylase 4A isoform X3 encodes the protein MASESETLNPSARIMTFYPTMEEFRNFSRYMAYIESQGAHRAGLAKVVPPKEWKPRASYDDIDDLVIPAPIQQLVTGQSGLFTQYNIQKKAMTVREFRKIANSDKYCTPRYSEFEELERKYWKNLTFNPPIYGADVNGTLYEKHVDEWNIGRLKTILDLVEKESGITIEGVNTPYLYFGMWKTSFAWHTEDMDLYSINYLHFGEPKSWPEAFLRGRLPRLESLLQMIESFLFLMEKIFGEQQCVLNPRGDAGLLHICFLLSRMFSV